The Halomonas qaidamensis genome includes the window TTCGCCATACCCGCTTTGGTGCCCAAACGGTGAAAGATGGCGTTGTTGATTCGCTACAGTTAGCAGGTCAGGAGCGCCCCAATGTTGATACCAAAACGCCCGATTTGCGCATCTATGCCCACCTACACCGTGCTAATTTAAGCCTGGGAATTGATCTTTCAGGCGAAAGTTTGCACCGTCGTGGCTACCGCCGCGATGTGGGCCATGCGCCGCTGAAAGAGAACTTGGCAGCGGCATTGCTAGTACGTGCTGGCTGGCCTGAGCGCGCAAAAGCCGGTGAGCCGCTGTTAGACCCACTGTGTGGCGCAGGCACACTATTGATTGAAGCGGCGCTAATGGCCGCTGATCAAGCGCCCAATCTCAATCGGGAGCGCTTCGGTTTTCAAGGCTGGGCAGGGCACGAAGAGCCAGTGTGGAAAGAGCTAAAGCGCGAAGCCGAGGCGCGGGCTTCGATAGGCCGTAAACGCTGTAAAACGGCGCTAGTGGGCTTTGATCAGAGCCCGGCGGCACTGACGGCGGCAAAAGCCAACGCCATGCGTGCTGGCATTCCTGCGCTAATTACCTTGCATGGGCAGAGCCTTAGCCAGCTAACTAGGCCAGAGACTATTACTGCTGAACGTGGGTTATTAATTACTAACCCGCCTTATGGCGAGCGCTTAGGCGAATTACCTGAGCTGGTGCGTTTGTATGCCCAGCTGGGTGAAAAGGCAAAAGCACTGTTTCCTGGCTGGACGTTGGCGCTTTTTACCGGCAATCCCGATTTGGGCCATCGCCTGGGGCTACGGGCTCATAAGCAGTATGCGCTGAAAAACGGTGCGCTGGATGCCAAATTGCTACTGATGGAGATTGCCCATCACACAGCAAGCTCGGCCAGCCAGGCAGACAGTGAAAGCGCCTCATCTGCTTCAGACAGCGGTGAAATGGTGTCGGCAGTAACCGCCAGTGCCAAGCCTGCGGTGTCGGAAAATGCCCAGATGTTTGCCAATCGTTTGGCGAAAAATCAAAAACGTCTGAAAAAATGGCTAAAGAAGAGCGGTGAGACCTGCTATCGCGTTTATGATGCCGATATGCCGGAGTATGCGCTGGCCGTCGACCGTTACGGTGACAGAGTGCACGTTCAAGAGTACGCAGCGCCTAGTTCCATTAACCCTGCTCAGGCTCAAAAGCGCCTGTTTGACGCCTTGGAAGTGATGCCTGAGGCCCTCGACGTTGACCCAAGTAAGATTTATATCAAGCGTCGTGAGCGCCAAACTGGCACTGCTCAGTACCAAAAGCGCGATGCCAGCGGCGAACGATTTGAAGTGCGCGAAGGCGATGCGCGGCTATGGGTAAACCTGCGTGATTACTTAGACACCGGTTTGTTTTTGGATCATCGTCCCGTACGTCGCATGCTTAACGAGATGGCTAGCGGTAAGCGCTTCTTGAATCTATTTTGCTATACCGCCACAGCCACTGTGCAGGCAGCCTTAGGGGGGGCAAGCGACAGCGTCAGCGTCGATATGTCCAATACCTACCTTGAGTGGGCGAAAGATAACTTTGCGTTGAATAAACTCGACCCGAGGCTGCATCGCGTGGTGCGGGATGACTGTTTCCGCTGGCTTGAAACTGCGAATGCCGAATTTGACCTGATCTTTATGGACCCGCCGACGTTCTCTAACTCCAAGAAAATGCGCGACACCCTAGACGTGCAGCGTGACCATCCTCGGTTAGTGGAGCTTGCCATGGCGCGCCTAGCGCCGGGCGGTACTTTAGTCTTCTCAAACAACCAACGGCGTTTTAAGCTGGCCGAAGAACTCAGTGAGCGTTACGCAGTGGAGGACATAACGTCGCGCACCTTTGACCCGGATTTTCAGCGTCGAACCAACCTGCACCATGTGTTTGTATTACGGCATAAACAGTAGAGAGAAATAACGCACCGGTTATGATTCAGCTATCGATTTACACAACTTTAGGCTGCCACTTATGCGTCCAGCTAGAATCACTGCTGGTGACGATGGCTAACCAAGAAGTGTCGCTTCATCGCATCGAAATTAGCGACGACGACGCCCTGGTAAAACGTTATGGCGTACGCATTCCGGTCTTGATGGATGGTAACGGAGAAGAGCTGGACAGAGGCTTTGATATCGAACGACTGAGCGCATGGTTACAAGCGCGCGGTTGGCTGGACGAGGCGTCTCTTGCAGCGCTCACCACCCCGCCCGAAAGTGCGCCACCCATTGGGGCGCACCAGCGCAGCGGGCGGCGTTATTTAGGTTAAACGTAATGGCTCAGGCAGGAAGCGTGCATTACAGTGCATCAAGTAGTGACAGCTGCCGCATAGCTTCCTGTCCTTCAGGCGTATGATCGGCTGCTTCTAGCACCTTGCGAAATCCTCGCGAGGTCTGGATAGTGGCCTCATCTTCCATCCACATTTGCGCTTGTTCCAGAGTATCTGCCAACTGGTGCTTTAGTCCGCCAAACTGGGTGCCGATTTGCCCCCAGGCGCGGCTGAAAATCCAGTCGCCAAACATATCCTGGTGAATATGAACCAACACATAGTCATGGTCGGTTTCCCAGCGTACGATCACACCCATCTCCTTAACTGCTTATTGATCACGCCTGCACAGCAAGCCGTTGCGGGCGTATTGTAAAGCCCGGATACGAAAACGCCTATGAAACTTGTTATCGATGCGAATATCCCCGCTGCTGATCAGTGTTTTGAACCGTTTGGCACACTGCAGCGTCTGTCTGGGCGTGAGATTCGTCCTGTCGATGTAGCCGATGCCGACGCGCTGATCGTACGCTCGATTACTCAGGTAAATCAGGCGCTGCTGGCAAAAAGCCCTGTTCGTTTCGTGGGTACCTGCACCATTGGCACTGACCATATCGACCATGCGCTATTAAACGAGCGTGGTATTGGTTTTGCTAGCGCTCCTGGCTGCAATGCCGATGCCGTGGTGGATTATGTGCTTAGCAGCCTGTTGCTGGTGAGTGAACGTGAAGGGTGGTCGTTGCTGACGCGCACGGTGGGGATTGTGGGTGCTGGCAATGTAGGTGGGCGCCTACAGCAGCGCTTACAAGCACTGGGTGTGGCTACTTTAGTGTGTGATCCACCGAAGGAAGAAGCAACAGGTGCGCTGGGCGAGTTTTTCTCACTTGATACTCTAATCGAGCGCTGTGATGTGCTATGTCTGCATACGCCACTAGTAAAAGATGGTCCCCATACTACCTATCAGCTGCTTAACGCCGAGCGCATTAACGACCTAGCCCCAGGGGCTGTGTTGCTGAACGCTGGACGTGGCGACTGTATTGACGGCTTAGCGCTACGTAGTCGTTTGGCGGGTAAAGGTGATATCACGGCTATTCTCGATGTTTGGGAAGATGAGCCGGAGATAGATGCTGGGTTGCGTGATTTAGTCGCGTTGGCGACCCCCCATATTGCAGGGCATAGCCTTGATGGCAAATTGCGCGGAACGTGGATGATTCAACAAGCGTTCGCTGAGCATATAGGTCAGCCCAGTCCGTTACGTTTTAGTGAACTTTGCCCGCTACCAGCGCTTGCTGAGCTAACGTTGCAGCAGGCTTTGCCAGTAGAAGATGCGCTGCGGCTTTGTGTGCGAGCGGTATACGATGTGCGCCGTGACCACGATATGCTGCAGCGGCACGTGTTTCATCAGGGAATCAAAAAGGGCTTTGATGATTGTCGATCAAACTATCCCCTGCGTCGAGAGTTTGCCACGCTGCGCGTGTTGCTAGAAAACGATGCAACGGTGCTGGAAGCGCCATTGCTAGCGGCTGGTTTTCAAGTCCAGTGCGCATAGGTGTGCGGTGGCGGTGGTATTGGTAGTGAGGTGATTTAGAAAGCACAAGGCCCGCATTTGCGGGCCTTGTGGGTTATGCGGCGAATATGTGTTACTGACGGTAAGCCGCTTCTTTTAAAGCACGAATGCGATCATCTAGCGGCGGGTGGCTGGCAAATAGCTGCTCTAACAGAGAGCGCGTCTGGCCTTTGGTAATAGCCATTGCGCGCAGCGTGTCAGGCATTTGGTCAGGCATTTCAGTTTCCGCTTTCAGGCGTGCCAGCGCATTCACCATTGCACCGGTGCCTGCCAAGCGTGCACCTGCTTCATCGGCACGGTATTCGCGATAGCGCGAGAACCAAGCAACGATTGCAGAAGCGACAATACCAAAGACAATTTCTGCCACGATCACTACGGCAAAGTAACCGATAAAACCAAGGCCACCTTCGCCGTCGCTGCGGCTTTTTAAGAAGTTGTCAACTAACTGTGCCACCACACGGGCAAAGAACATCACAAAGGTGTTCACAACGCCTTGAATCAGCGCCAGTGTCACCATGTCGCCGTTGGCTACGTGGCCAATTTCGTGGGCCAGCACCGCGCGCACTTCTTCAGGACGCATACGGTTTAGTAGTCCAGCAGATACAGCGACTAGTGCATCGTTTTTATTCCAGCCGGTGGCAAATGCATTGGACTGCTGAGCCGGAAAAATACCCACTTCTGGCGTTTTAATACCCGCTTCGCGGGAAAGTTCGGCCACCGTATCCAACAGCCACTGCTCAGTTGAATTGGACGGTGTTTCAATAATTACGGTGCCAGTTGAACGCTTTGCCATCCACTTGGAAATAAACAGCGATATCAGCGAGCCGACCATGCCGAAGATAAAGCAGAAAATCAGCAGGCTAGTAAAGTTGATGCCCTGACTGCTTAGGTAACTTTCCACCCCAAACAGGCGCAGCGTTAAGCTGGCAACCAGCAACACCGCTAAGTTAGTGGCTAAAAACAGCACAATTCGCATCATGGTGCAGGTTCTCCCTCAAAGGTCATTAAAAAAGCGTTAGTGGAATGACAGTTTAGATACGTGCTGTTAACGTCAGTTTCAAGACGCCGTTTTTATTGGCGGCTGTTTTTATCGACGGCTGTTTTATTGACGATAACGGGACAAGAAATTGGCAAAACGGTCAAGTGCATCACCAAGCTGATCTGCCCACGGTAAGGTGACGATGCGCACGTGATCCGGTTCTGGCCAGTTAAACGCGGTGCCCTGCACCAGCAGTATTTTCTCCTGGAGCAGTAAGTCCAGCACTAGCTGTTGGTCATCTTTTATATTGAACACTTTCGGGTCCAGGCGGGGAAAGGCATAAAGCGCGCCTTTAGGTGTCACGCAGGAAACCCCGGGTATGGCGTTGAGCTTTTCTACCGTGATATCCCGCTGAGCCAGTAGCCGCCCGCCTGGAAGAATTAAGTCGTTAATTGACTGGTAGCCACCCAGCGCGGTTTGGATAGCATGTTGGGCGGGCACGTTGGCACACAGGCGCATCGAAGCCAGCATGGTTAGCCCTTGAATGTAATCGTGCGCGCGCTGCTTTGCTAACGTGCCGGAAATGGTCATCCAGCCAGAGCGGAAGCCTGCACAGCGGTAGCTTTTCGATAGGCCATTCATAGTGATGACTAACTGGTCATCATCCGCTAATGCGCCAGTGGCGGTGTGCTCTACGCCGTCATAAAGAATCTTGTCGTAGATTTCATCGGAGAACACCACCAGGTTATGCTCTTTGGCAATCTCCAGCACTTCCCGTACTACCTCTGGCGGGTAAACCGCGCCAGTGGGATTATTAGGATTAATAATCACAATGGCTCGGGTGCGGCTGGTAACTTTTGCGCGAATATCTGCCATGTCTGGCGCCCAGTCAGCTTGTTCATCGCACAGATAGTGAACGCCGTGACCACCAGATAAATGCGCTGCAGCGGTCCACAACGGATAATCGGGCGCAGGGATAAGCACCTCATCGCCATCGTTGAGCAGCGCCTGCATAGCCATCACAATTAACTCAGAGACACCATTGCCGATATAGATATCTTCGATGCCGACGTTGGGTATCTGTTTACGCTGGCACTCTTGCATGATCGCCTTTCGCGCAGAGTACAAGCCTTTAGAATCACAGTAGCCCTGGGCAGTGGGCAGGTTGCGCATCACGTCTTGCAGGATTTCTTCCGGCGCTTCAAAGCCAAACGGTGCAGGGTTGCCAATATTCAGCTTTAAAATCCGTTGGCCTTCTTCTTCCAGGCGCTTGGCATGGTCGAGTACTGGGCCACGAATGTCATAGCAGACGTTATGCAGTTTGTGTGATTTTTTAAGTGTGTGCGATTCTTTAGGCTGCGGGGTGTCCATGGGG containing:
- the pdxB gene encoding 4-phosphoerythronate dehydrogenase PdxB, with the protein product MKLVIDANIPAADQCFEPFGTLQRLSGREIRPVDVADADALIVRSITQVNQALLAKSPVRFVGTCTIGTDHIDHALLNERGIGFASAPGCNADAVVDYVLSSLLLVSEREGWSLLTRTVGIVGAGNVGGRLQQRLQALGVATLVCDPPKEEATGALGEFFSLDTLIERCDVLCLHTPLVKDGPHTTYQLLNAERINDLAPGAVLLNAGRGDCIDGLALRSRLAGKGDITAILDVWEDEPEIDAGLRDLVALATPHIAGHSLDGKLRGTWMIQQAFAEHIGQPSPLRFSELCPLPALAELTLQQALPVEDALRLCVRAVYDVRRDHDMLQRHVFHQGIKKGFDDCRSNYPLRREFATLRVLLENDATVLEAPLLAAGFQVQCA
- a CDS encoding glutaredoxin family protein yields the protein MIQLSIYTTLGCHLCVQLESLLVTMANQEVSLHRIEISDDDALVKRYGVRIPVLMDGNGEELDRGFDIERLSAWLQARGWLDEASLAALTTPPESAPPIGAHQRSGRRYLG
- a CDS encoding pyridoxal phosphate-dependent aminotransferase; the protein is MDTPQPKESHTLKKSHKLHNVCYDIRGPVLDHAKRLEEEGQRILKLNIGNPAPFGFEAPEEILQDVMRNLPTAQGYCDSKGLYSARKAIMQECQRKQIPNVGIEDIYIGNGVSELIVMAMQALLNDGDEVLIPAPDYPLWTAAAHLSGGHGVHYLCDEQADWAPDMADIRAKVTSRTRAIVIINPNNPTGAVYPPEVVREVLEIAKEHNLVVFSDEIYDKILYDGVEHTATGALADDDQLVITMNGLSKSYRCAGFRSGWMTISGTLAKQRAHDYIQGLTMLASMRLCANVPAQHAIQTALGGYQSINDLILPGGRLLAQRDITVEKLNAIPGVSCVTPKGALYAFPRLDPKVFNIKDDQQLVLDLLLQEKILLVQGTAFNWPEPDHVRIVTLPWADQLGDALDRFANFLSRYRQ
- a CDS encoding WGR domain-containing protein — translated: MIVRWETDHDYVLVHIHQDMFGDWIFSRAWGQIGTQFGGLKHQLADTLEQAQMWMEDEATIQTSRGFRKVLEAADHTPEGQEAMRQLSLLDAL
- the htpX gene encoding protease HtpX, with translation MMRIVLFLATNLAVLLVASLTLRLFGVESYLSSQGINFTSLLIFCFIFGMVGSLISLFISKWMAKRSTGTVIIETPSNSTEQWLLDTVAELSREAGIKTPEVGIFPAQQSNAFATGWNKNDALVAVSAGLLNRMRPEEVRAVLAHEIGHVANGDMVTLALIQGVVNTFVMFFARVVAQLVDNFLKSRSDGEGGLGFIGYFAVVIVAEIVFGIVASAIVAWFSRYREYRADEAGARLAGTGAMVNALARLKAETEMPDQMPDTLRAMAITKGQTRSLLEQLFASHPPLDDRIRALKEAAYRQ
- the rlmKL gene encoding bifunctional 23S rRNA (guanine(2069)-N(7))-methyltransferase RlmK/23S rRNA (guanine(2445)-N(2))-methyltransferase RlmL, whose product is MTESSQTAPLNLLATCPKGIESLLADELSALGAEPGKTTVAGVYFSANLETAYRICLWSRLANRIILLLARESMIDTAEQVRDVVARLPWTQHLTPGKTLAVDFHGRSDHIRHTRFGAQTVKDGVVDSLQLAGQERPNVDTKTPDLRIYAHLHRANLSLGIDLSGESLHRRGYRRDVGHAPLKENLAAALLVRAGWPERAKAGEPLLDPLCGAGTLLIEAALMAADQAPNLNRERFGFQGWAGHEEPVWKELKREAEARASIGRKRCKTALVGFDQSPAALTAAKANAMRAGIPALITLHGQSLSQLTRPETITAERGLLITNPPYGERLGELPELVRLYAQLGEKAKALFPGWTLALFTGNPDLGHRLGLRAHKQYALKNGALDAKLLLMEIAHHTASSASQADSESASSASDSGEMVSAVTASAKPAVSENAQMFANRLAKNQKRLKKWLKKSGETCYRVYDADMPEYALAVDRYGDRVHVQEYAAPSSINPAQAQKRLFDALEVMPEALDVDPSKIYIKRRERQTGTAQYQKRDASGERFEVREGDARLWVNLRDYLDTGLFLDHRPVRRMLNEMASGKRFLNLFCYTATATVQAALGGASDSVSVDMSNTYLEWAKDNFALNKLDPRLHRVVRDDCFRWLETANAEFDLIFMDPPTFSNSKKMRDTLDVQRDHPRLVELAMARLAPGGTLVFSNNQRRFKLAEELSERYAVEDITSRTFDPDFQRRTNLHHVFVLRHKQ